The following coding sequences lie in one Bacillus solimangrovi genomic window:
- a CDS encoding SDR family NAD(P)-dependent oxidoreductase → MKRTALITGATSGLGYEFVKLFAKDEFDLVLVARNEKKMEEIKQSLPNNKVTIIKKDLSLPNAAKEVFESIQREEIQIDILINNAGFGLLGSFEDLDIHQQTEMINLNITALTELTHYFLPQLKKSNSAKILNVASTAAFQPGPSMAVYFATKAYVLSFSEAIAEEVKEHNITVTTLCPGPTNTNFGAVANSSNAKMFDQAMTAEAVATQGYNALFGGKGVTITGFVNKMGVLGAKFVPRRLAMKIAKNVMKEN, encoded by the coding sequence ATGAAAAGAACAGCTTTAATCACCGGTGCTACTAGTGGATTAGGATATGAATTCGTAAAATTATTTGCAAAAGATGAATTCGACCTCGTTTTAGTAGCAAGAAACGAAAAAAAAATGGAAGAAATTAAACAATCTCTACCAAATAATAAAGTAACGATTATTAAGAAGGATCTTAGCTTACCAAACGCAGCTAAAGAAGTATTTGAATCAATTCAACGAGAAGAAATTCAAATCGACATTCTTATCAATAATGCAGGGTTTGGACTTCTCGGTTCTTTCGAAGACTTAGATATCCATCAACAAACAGAAATGATTAATTTAAATATTACCGCTTTAACTGAGCTAACACACTATTTCCTACCTCAACTTAAAAAAAGCAACTCAGCTAAAATTCTTAATGTTGCTAGTACAGCAGCATTTCAACCTGGACCATCAATGGCAGTCTATTTTGCGACAAAAGCATATGTCCTTTCATTTTCAGAAGCTATTGCAGAAGAAGTAAAAGAACATAATATAACTGTCACAACACTCTGCCCTGGTCCTACAAACACAAATTTTGGTGCGGTTGCAAATAGTTCAAATGCAAAAATGTTCGATCAGGCAATGACAGCTGAAGCAGTTGCAACACAAGGCTACAATGCCTTATTTGGTGGTAAAGGAGTCACAATCACAGGATTTGTCAACAAAATGGGTGTATTAGGGGCAAAATTCGTTCCTCGTAGATTAGCAATGAAAATTGCAAAGAATGTTATGAAGGAAAACTGA
- a CDS encoding thioredoxin family protein, with protein sequence MTQLIKTVDEFNEMIASETPIVMKFTADWCPDCKRLDMFIHEVFEQLSEVPFFEIDKDKFPDLTEKYSVMGIPSLLIFKNNEKIAHLHSANAKTPEEVTEFLSPYFAK encoded by the coding sequence ATGACTCAATTAATAAAAACAGTAGACGAATTTAACGAAATGATTGCTAGTGAAACACCTATAGTAATGAAATTCACTGCAGATTGGTGCCCAGACTGTAAAAGATTAGATATGTTTATTCATGAAGTATTTGAACAATTAAGCGAAGTACCATTTTTTGAGATTGATAAAGATAAATTTCCGGACTTAACTGAGAAATATAGTGTGATGGGAATACCTAGCTTATTAATTTTTAAAAACAACGAAAAGATTGCACATCTGCACAGTGCAAATGCAAAAACACCTGAAGAAGTAACCGAATTCCTTTCACCATACTTCGCAAAATAA
- a CDS encoding HAD-IA family hydrolase — translation MADRKFVAIFDIDGTLFQTNKVLEASLEKTFELLRKEGEWNEATPLEMYKEIMGVPLPVVWETLLAGKAQAIHKKADTLFLSFIIEEIRSGNGELYPGAVELLKSLKAKNIPVFIASNGLEAYLKEIVDYFQLEKYLKDVYSIQRSITNSKVDLVQLLLKEYGIKSGVVIGDRASDIEAATNNDLLSIGCTFGFGNETELEGANYLINELNEVNGILDGVIHRSYVK, via the coding sequence GTGGCTGATAGAAAATTTGTAGCAATTTTTGATATAGATGGAACATTATTTCAAACGAATAAAGTGTTAGAAGCAAGTTTAGAAAAAACGTTTGAGCTGTTGCGTAAAGAGGGAGAGTGGAATGAAGCAACACCACTGGAAATGTATAAGGAAATTATGGGAGTTCCCCTTCCTGTTGTTTGGGAGACATTGTTAGCTGGAAAAGCACAGGCTATTCATAAAAAAGCTGATACACTATTTTTATCATTTATTATAGAAGAAATTAGAAGTGGAAATGGAGAATTGTATCCCGGTGCAGTTGAACTTCTTAAGTCATTGAAAGCAAAGAACATTCCTGTTTTTATAGCAAGTAATGGTTTAGAGGCATACTTAAAAGAAATTGTCGATTATTTTCAATTGGAGAAATATTTAAAGGATGTTTATAGTATTCAGCGGAGCATAACAAATTCTAAAGTAGATTTAGTTCAACTACTGCTAAAAGAATATGGGATAAAATCAGGTGTGGTAATAGGAGATAGAGCTTCTGATATTGAAGCAGCTACCAATAATGATTTATTATCAATTGGTTGTACATTTGGTTTCGGTAATGAGACTGAATTAGAAGGGGCAAACTATCTTATTAATGAATTAAATGAAGTAAACGGTATTTTAGATGGCGTTATTCATAGATCATATGTCAAATGA
- the msrA gene encoding peptide-methionine (S)-S-oxide reductase MsrA translates to MEKAVFGAGCFWGVEAFFEKVRGVEATRVGYSGGTLANPTYEQVKAGDTSHAEVVEVLFDPWKVSYDELLDVFFDCHDPTTKNRQGIDIGSQYRSVIFFQNVKQLEAAKAKKEKLDQSGKLKNSIVTEITPAKEFYEAEEYHQKYFQKNGTLSCGIS, encoded by the coding sequence ATGGAAAAAGCAGTATTTGGTGCAGGATGTTTTTGGGGAGTAGAAGCATTTTTTGAAAAAGTTCGTGGTGTAGAAGCAACGAGAGTTGGATATTCAGGAGGAACACTTGCTAATCCAACTTATGAGCAAGTGAAAGCAGGAGATACGAGTCATGCTGAGGTTGTAGAGGTATTATTTGACCCTTGGAAAGTTTCTTATGATGAATTGTTAGATGTTTTCTTTGATTGCCATGACCCGACAACAAAAAATAGACAGGGAATAGATATTGGCTCACAATATCGTTCAGTTATATTTTTTCAAAATGTAAAACAACTCGAAGCAGCAAAAGCAAAAAAAGAGAAACTAGATCAAAGTGGAAAATTAAAGAATTCAATTGTTACTGAAATAACCCCAGCTAAAGAGTTCTATGAAGCTGAAGAATATCATCAGAAATATTTCCAGAAAAATGGAACGCTTTCTTGTGGTATATCATAA
- a CDS encoding PAS domain-containing sensor histidine kinase: MEINSNAKSLVDKNMKRLLNLSDHAFFIFDSHCHIQFANEVAEDLFRFVNVIPPTQVIDNLFNSKWRDVLYKQVETVKHTTDTITFETNLYGVNATEKRVVWTIEYDNKDKLIYAIVKEVPSISDKYGELLIHNKDATEILGIDGKVIKVNEEFEKVYGWMAQEVVGKEISLESEEKVGGFKGLIKNVMHGDELINYSTRRKKSNGSVIFINLTISTICDNSGQVEAFIVTTRDITEQKAIEQKLNEQSKLFKQTDFRLGEIVESIVDGFFAVDKNWNFIYVNHRLEEIWGVDREELLDNNVWEVFPSVLGTVCESEYRKSMEDGESVRFQIFYDVLEKYVEIRTFPFTEGMVVYIRNIDEQYKMLEKFKKSEEYINQITENTKEVFVIHRSDYSKIFYLSAAFEKVWGISRKALLEYPMENYIQATHPDDRALVINFGKTDIKTYAEVEHRFYHKDMGIRWIRWRRYPAFKDVDGIDRTISIYEDVTEIKEKDLLLRKWDKLGLVGELSASIAHEIRNPVTAIKGFIQLMKDNDGVRYTEVILSELRNIEKSMNELLVLAKPHQELKFNEADLHTVIEEVFTLMVPVAAHHHVQIKQSFEAKHSCVTCEVVQLKQVFINVIKNAIEAMYGSGQVVIQTINKDEKFISVFVKDEGIGISKERLLKLGEPYFSNKEKGIGLGLMISYKIIENHQGEIFIRSELGKGTEVEIRLPVHEVISLPCEN, encoded by the coding sequence TTGGAAATAAACTCAAACGCCAAGTCCCTTGTTGATAAAAATATGAAAAGACTCCTTAATCTCTCGGATCACGCATTTTTTATTTTTGATTCACATTGCCATATACAATTTGCTAACGAAGTAGCAGAAGATTTGTTTCGGTTTGTGAATGTAATCCCGCCTACCCAAGTAATAGATAATTTGTTTAATAGTAAATGGAGAGATGTACTTTATAAACAAGTCGAGACAGTCAAACACACGACAGATACTATTACTTTTGAAACGAATTTGTATGGGGTGAATGCAACTGAGAAAAGGGTTGTATGGACAATTGAGTACGATAATAAGGATAAGTTAATCTATGCAATTGTAAAAGAAGTTCCGTCGATATCAGATAAGTATGGAGAACTATTGATTCATAATAAGGATGCAACTGAGATTTTGGGGATAGATGGTAAAGTTATTAAAGTGAATGAAGAGTTTGAAAAGGTATATGGATGGATGGCACAAGAAGTCGTTGGTAAGGAAATATCCCTTGAGTCTGAAGAGAAGGTAGGAGGCTTCAAAGGATTAATTAAAAATGTAATGCATGGTGATGAATTAATAAATTATTCAACTAGAAGAAAGAAAAGTAATGGTTCTGTTATTTTCATTAACCTAACTATATCCACTATTTGTGATAACTCAGGACAAGTAGAAGCATTTATTGTCACAACAAGAGATATAACAGAACAAAAGGCAATTGAACAAAAATTAAATGAGCAATCAAAATTATTCAAGCAAACAGATTTTCGATTAGGAGAAATTGTTGAAAGTATCGTAGATGGTTTCTTTGCAGTAGATAAAAATTGGAATTTTATTTATGTGAATCACCGTTTAGAAGAAATTTGGGGAGTAGATAGAGAGGAATTGCTCGATAATAATGTGTGGGAAGTATTTCCATCTGTATTAGGTACAGTATGTGAATCAGAGTATCGGAAATCAATGGAGGATGGAGAATCTGTACGCTTCCAAATTTTCTATGACGTACTAGAGAAATATGTGGAAATTAGAACATTTCCTTTTACAGAAGGCATGGTTGTATATATTCGAAATATTGATGAGCAGTATAAAATGCTTGAAAAATTTAAAAAAAGCGAAGAATATATCAATCAAATTACCGAGAATACAAAAGAAGTTTTTGTTATTCATCGTTCTGATTATTCTAAAATTTTCTACTTAAGCGCAGCATTTGAGAAAGTTTGGGGAATTTCAAGAAAAGCTCTACTGGAATATCCAATGGAAAACTATATACAGGCAACTCATCCAGATGACCGAGCGCTTGTTATTAATTTTGGTAAAACAGATATTAAGACATACGCTGAGGTAGAACATCGGTTTTATCATAAGGATATGGGAATACGTTGGATTAGGTGGAGACGTTATCCTGCTTTCAAAGATGTAGATGGTATTGATCGAACAATTAGTATCTATGAAGATGTTACGGAAATAAAAGAGAAAGATTTGTTGTTAAGAAAATGGGATAAACTAGGATTAGTAGGTGAGTTGTCAGCAAGTATTGCCCATGAAATCAGAAACCCTGTTACTGCTATTAAAGGATTTATTCAGCTTATGAAGGATAACGATGGAGTAAGATATACAGAAGTCATTCTTTCTGAATTGCGTAATATAGAGAAGAGTATGAATGAACTTCTCGTTCTAGCAAAACCTCATCAAGAATTAAAATTCAATGAAGCAGACTTACATACGGTTATAGAAGAGGTTTTTACTTTAATGGTTCCAGTTGCTGCACACCACCACGTTCAGATAAAACAATCATTTGAAGCGAAACATTCATGTGTTACTTGTGAGGTCGTTCAATTAAAACAAGTATTCATAAATGTGATTAAAAACGCAATAGAAGCAATGTACGGTAGTGGGCAAGTGGTTATTCAAACCATTAATAAAGATGAAAAATTCATATCTGTTTTTGTCAAAGATGAAGGAATAGGAATTTCAAAAGAGCGTTTGCTTAAACTTGGTGAACCATACTTTTCAAATAAGGAGAAGGGAATAGGGCTTGGTCTTATGATAAGTTATAAGATTATTGAAAACCATCAAGGGGAAATCTTTATACGAAGTGAATTGGGAAAAGGAACAGAAGTTGAGATCAGGTTGCCAGTTCATGAAGTGATTTCTCTGCCATGTGAAAATTGA
- a CDS encoding ribonucleoside-diphosphate reductase subunit alpha: MSKIINERNVSLPSSVSAEQVNAFIEALSDRFPNLNFNEFQEKIMQSIQLKDSLSQEQFAKLCILSAEERICSEEPEWSFVAGQIFVERLYERAAQSRGYEKKEKYGSFEQLIQLLIEMKIYNPELLEKYSSDELIYLESLIVPKRDQLFTYIGIVTLAERYLAKSHTGNVYELPQERFMIIAMTLMMNEPKSKRMQLVEEAYWALSNLYMTVATPTLANAGKSYGQLSSCFIDTVEDSLRSIYDSNTDIATLSKNGGGLGVYLGKIRSRGSDIKGFKGISGGVIPWMKQLNNTAVSVDQLGQRQGAIAVYLDVWHKDIFSFLDTRLNNGDERQRTHDLFTGVSIPDLFMEQVETRGDWYLFDPHEVQNVMGFSLEDFYDEQQGDGTFRKHYWQCVDHPLLSKEKIPAIEILKSIMISQLETGTPFMFYRDVVNRLNPNKHKGMIYCSNLCTEITQNMSPTVIEEEKTVDGKIITVKSPGDFVVCNLSSISLARTIMDGVLDRLISIQVRMLDNVIDLNQVPVPQAQLTNQAYRGIGLGTFGWQHLLALKGITWESEEAVQYCDDLYEEIAYLTIKASNKLAEEKRPYPHFEGSEWASGVYFERKQYNSLQWQQLRKEVQENGIRNGYLMAVAPNSSTSLIAGSTASIDPIFRKEYSEEKKDYKIPVTAPDLSPKTTWYYKTAYLIDQHWSIRQNAKRQHHIDQSISFNFYVRNDIKAKELLDLHLDAWKSGLKTTYYVRSTSSAELIDCDSCHS, encoded by the coding sequence ATGTCTAAAATTATTAATGAACGAAATGTATCGTTACCCTCTTCAGTTAGTGCAGAGCAAGTGAATGCATTTATTGAAGCGTTATCCGATAGATTTCCAAATTTGAATTTCAATGAATTTCAAGAAAAGATAATGCAATCCATTCAATTGAAGGATTCTCTCTCTCAAGAGCAGTTTGCGAAGTTATGTATTTTATCGGCAGAAGAAAGAATTTGTAGTGAAGAGCCCGAATGGAGTTTCGTTGCAGGCCAAATATTTGTTGAAAGATTATATGAACGTGCGGCTCAATCAAGAGGATATGAAAAGAAAGAAAAGTATGGATCATTTGAACAGCTTATACAATTATTAATTGAGATGAAGATTTATAACCCAGAATTGCTAGAGAAATATTCAAGTGATGAGCTAATCTACTTAGAAAGTCTCATCGTTCCTAAACGAGATCAATTATTTACATATATAGGTATTGTTACGTTGGCTGAGCGTTATCTTGCTAAATCACATACTGGAAATGTATATGAATTACCTCAAGAGAGATTCATGATTATTGCGATGACATTAATGATGAATGAGCCTAAAAGTAAAAGAATGCAATTGGTGGAAGAGGCATATTGGGCTTTATCAAATCTCTATATGACAGTTGCTACTCCTACGCTTGCGAATGCAGGAAAGAGTTATGGACAATTATCAAGTTGTTTCATTGACACGGTCGAAGATAGTTTGCGAAGCATTTATGACTCTAATACAGATATCGCAACTTTAAGTAAAAATGGTGGAGGTCTTGGCGTTTACTTAGGGAAAATCCGTAGTCGTGGGAGTGATATTAAAGGATTCAAAGGAATAAGCGGAGGCGTCATCCCATGGATGAAACAGTTAAATAATACAGCAGTTTCTGTCGATCAACTGGGACAAAGACAAGGAGCAATTGCAGTTTACTTGGACGTGTGGCATAAAGATATTTTTTCTTTCCTTGATACACGTTTGAATAATGGGGATGAGCGTCAACGAACACACGATTTATTTACAGGTGTATCCATTCCTGATCTATTCATGGAGCAAGTAGAAACTAGAGGAGATTGGTATTTGTTTGACCCTCATGAAGTTCAAAATGTAATGGGCTTTTCATTAGAAGATTTTTATGATGAGCAGCAAGGAGACGGTACATTTCGAAAGCATTACTGGCAATGTGTTGATCATCCACTATTATCAAAAGAGAAAATACCAGCAATTGAGATTTTGAAATCGATTATGATTTCCCAACTTGAGACAGGTACGCCTTTTATGTTTTATCGTGATGTAGTGAATCGTTTAAATCCAAATAAGCATAAAGGCATGATATATTGCAGTAACCTTTGTACAGAAATCACTCAGAATATGAGCCCGACGGTAATTGAAGAGGAGAAGACTGTTGATGGAAAGATAATTACAGTTAAGTCACCTGGAGACTTCGTTGTATGTAACTTATCTTCAATCTCGTTAGCACGTACAATTATGGACGGTGTATTAGATCGTTTAATTTCTATCCAAGTCAGAATGCTTGATAATGTCATTGACCTGAACCAAGTTCCTGTTCCACAAGCTCAATTAACGAATCAAGCCTATCGAGGAATTGGTCTAGGTACGTTTGGATGGCAACATTTATTGGCGCTTAAAGGGATAACGTGGGAGAGTGAAGAGGCAGTTCAGTATTGTGATGATTTATATGAAGAAATTGCCTATTTAACGATTAAGGCGAGTAACAAGCTTGCTGAGGAAAAAAGACCATATCCTCATTTTGAAGGATCTGAGTGGGCAAGTGGGGTTTATTTTGAACGTAAACAGTACAATTCATTGCAATGGCAGCAATTAAGAAAAGAAGTACAAGAAAATGGTATTCGCAACGGATATTTAATGGCTGTTGCTCCAAATTCTTCGACTTCACTTATTGCCGGTTCAACAGCAAGTATTGATCCGATTTTTAGAAAAGAATATTCAGAGGAAAAGAAAGATTATAAAATTCCAGTGACAGCGCCTGATCTCTCGCCGAAAACGACATGGTATTACAAGACGGCATATCTTATTGACCAACATTGGAGCATTAGGCAGAATGCAAAGCGTCAACATCATATTGATCAATCAATTTCTTTTAACTTTTATGTGCGAAATGACATCAAGGCAAAGGAATTATTAGATTTGCACTTAGATGCATGGAAATCAGGTCTTAAGACGACTTATTATGTTCGCTCAACATCAAGTGCTGAATTAATTGATTGTGATAGTTGTCATAGTTAA
- a CDS encoding ribonucleotide-diphosphate reductase subunit beta codes for MTTIQKRMLIDTEAPNRSTGIINGQSSNILNWDDVRFSWAYPKYKTMLANFWTPFEINMSKDIKQFANLSEEEKEAFLKIIGLLALLDSIQTDYAGKVADYLTDSSLNALMIILAQQEVIHNHSYSYVLSSIVNKKQQDEVFEYWRSEPILRKRNDFITNGYKGFTENPTVENLLKSIIFDVVLEGLFFYSGFAFFYHLARNQKMVATSTMINYINRDEQIHVGLFEKVFKEILLEYPEYDTEELGKFATETFEQAAYLEIEWGNEILGNKIDGLFMSEVDSYIKFMANKRAEQLGFKAPFEGYRTNPLRWIVAYQEVDLGKTDFFEQKSRQYTKTTDTNGFDEL; via the coding sequence ATGACTACTATTCAAAAAAGAATGTTAATTGATACAGAAGCACCTAATCGTTCAACAGGAATTATAAATGGACAAAGTTCAAATATATTAAATTGGGATGATGTGCGTTTTTCATGGGCATACCCAAAGTATAAAACGATGCTAGCTAATTTTTGGACACCTTTTGAAATTAATATGTCTAAAGATATTAAGCAATTTGCAAACTTATCAGAAGAAGAAAAAGAGGCATTTCTAAAAATTATAGGTTTGCTCGCACTGCTGGACAGTATACAAACAGATTATGCAGGTAAAGTGGCAGATTATTTAACGGATTCGAGCTTAAATGCATTAATGATAATTCTTGCTCAACAAGAAGTGATTCATAATCATTCATATAGTTATGTACTTTCGAGTATTGTAAATAAGAAGCAACAGGATGAAGTATTTGAGTATTGGCGAAGTGAGCCAATATTAAGGAAGCGAAACGACTTTATCACAAATGGTTATAAAGGCTTTACTGAGAACCCGACTGTCGAGAACCTATTAAAATCGATTATATTCGATGTTGTACTAGAAGGATTATTCTTCTATTCTGGTTTTGCATTCTTCTACCATTTAGCACGTAATCAGAAGATGGTCGCTACGAGTACAATGATTAATTATATTAATCGTGATGAACAGATCCACGTCGGTTTATTTGAGAAGGTGTTTAAAGAAATTTTACTAGAATATCCTGAATACGATACTGAAGAACTGGGGAAATTTGCAACAGAAACATTTGAACAAGCTGCATATCTAGAAATTGAATGGGGAAATGAGATTCTAGGAAATAAAATAGATGGGTTATTTATGTCAGAAGTAGATTCATATATTAAATTTATGGCAAATAAACGTGCTGAGCAGTTAGGCTTCAAAGCACCGTTTGAGGGTTATCGAACAAATCCTCTACGATGGATTGTTGCCTATCAAGAAGTTGATTTAGGGAAGACAGATTTCTTCGAGCAAAAATCACGTCAATATACAAAAACAACAGACACGAATGGTTTTGATGAGTTGTAA